A segment of the Fusobacterium ulcerans genome:
AAAGTTCATTTATTGTTAGATTAATAAAATTTTAAGGGGGGGAACAATGATAGAAAAGATTATGAAGGCTGTAAAAAGTGGGAATAAAAAAAGAGGAAGAAATATTACTATAGGGGCAGTAGTAGGAATGTTATTATCATGTACAGCAGTAATGGGAGCAGATAATTATTTGTGGATAAAAGAAGATAATGGAGTGATAGAATATAATACAGCAATTACTACTGATGCTAGTGGAACTGATGGAAATTGGAATGAAGCAAATCCATATAACCAAAATGAATGGAATGGAAATACTTATATAAACAATGCAGTATTATCATCAAGTGGAGATAATGGAAAAACTAGTTGGGGAATTTGCTATGCTTTGAAATTAAGCGGAGATTTGAATGGAAAGAATTTTACAAATAATGGTTCTATAACGGCAGGAGCAGATTCAGCAAGCAGTTATTTTAATTATGGAATTTATAATGAAGGAACTATAGGAGTTTTAACAAATGATGGATTGATAGCAGCAACATTATTAGAGAATGGTAGTTCTAGTTATGGAATCTATAATGAAGGAACTATAGGAAGTCTAATAAATAATGGTTCGATAATAAGCAGACTAAGTGGGATTAATGTATATGTATGTTCTATAGGAAGTCTAATAAATAATGGTTCAATAACAAGTAAAAGTAGTTATGGGATTAATGTATCTTTGAATGCAAAGATAACAACTTTAACAAATACTGGGTTGGTAGCTGGGAAGCAAGGAATTCTTGTACTTGATACAAAGACTAGTGAGAAGAGAACACTGACAAATACTGGTTTAATAGCAGGAAAAGATGGAGTAGGTATCGATGTACGACCTAAACTATCAAATTTAACAAATACTGGGGTAATAATAGGAACAGGAAAAGATTATGAAGCTATTGGAATTATAAATTATGGTGATAATATAGAAACTCTAAAAAACATTGGTTTAATAACAGGAATAAATACAGAAAATTATGAAGGAAATGGAATTCATATTCATAACAATATAACAGCTCTAATAAACAATGGATTAATAACAGGAATAACTAGAGGAAGTGGTGAAAGTTACGGGATTGTTCATAAGTCACAACTTGTATCAGCTCTAATAAACAATGGATTAATAAGAGGATTAACTACAGGAAGCGGTGCGGGCTATGGAGTTTATACAGAGAAGGGAATAGAAACTTTAACAAATACAGGGGCTATTTATGGAATAACTAATGCTATAAAGATTTACTCTACTATAATAGACTCTTTAAATAATTATGGAATATTAGCAACAAAAGGAAATTCCATTAAAGATGGAACAATAACAACTGAAAAAAATTATGGACTATATATTGAGAGGATGACAGGAGTTGTAACAGCAGGAACAGCAGGAAGTGGAGGAAAAGAAATAATAAAAGTTGGGGATTTAGAAAGAGAGATGACAATAAAAAATGCTACTATAATAGCTGATGGAACTTCAACAACTAGTCTTTCATTTTCTGGGACTCCTACCGAATTTGATAATTCTATACTAAATGGGAAGAATGATACATTAAAGGTTTCAGGGACAGGTCATGAAATATTAGGTTCAATAATAAATGCCTATGGGACAGCTATTGTTTTTGATACAGCAGGGGGAGAACTTACATTATCAGGAACTAATGTAAATGGAAGTATTGATGAAACAAATAATTCTATAATTGGGAGTGACTCTGGAGATACTTTGATACTTCAGTCAGGAGAGGTAACATATAGTGGTGGTGGTAGTACTGGAACTGAAAATACAGTAATCAATGGAAATATAGATATGAAATCTGGAACTGACACTCTTACTATTGGCAGTGGGACAGTAATTAATGGAAATGTAGACATGGGAGCTGGAGATGATATCCTTAACTTTGTCAATGGAGCACAAACTAATGGAACTATTGCTGGAGGAATAGGAAGCGACATTCTTAATTTTGAAAAGGCACTAAGCGCAAGGACAGCTTCAAGCAATGATGATGAAATAAGAATTTTACATAGTATATCTGGCTTCGAAAAGATGAATATAAATACAAATGTAACTCTGTTTGAAAAAACTATTAAAGATGATGATGCAACTTCAACAGATTTAGAAGTAACAGGAGCAAATGAAATAAAAATAAATGCTGGTGGAGTACTTACTTTAAGATTAGATACAACTAGATTGAATGACAGTAAAATAGTAGGTCATGCACTCTATGGAAATGCTGGAGTAATAACTTCAGCTGATGGAGGGAAATTATTGCTGGCACTAAATGGGGCAGGAAATAGAAGTGTGGTAAGTTTTGGAGATACTGCTTTAGACGGAAGTTTAGTAACAGCCTATGAAACAAAGGATAAAGGAAAGATAACATTTGCTACAACATCTTTGTTCCATGAGGTCAAGAGAATAGCAGGAAAAGATAATGAGGTAATAATTCTATCACTGCCTAACCTCCCTACAGACATAGCTTATGAAAAACTGAATGAAATATATCATAGCATTCTTTCAGTGGATGAATTAAGAAATTTTAGTGTAGATGATAATGAGAAGTTAACATTATTCCTAGATTATTTAAATAATATCTATGCAGGAAATCCATACTCATATTCTAGTGAACTATCAAGAAAATCAGCAGGAATGTTTAGAGATATAGTTACTGATAACCAATTTAAAGCTGACACAGGAAAATGGATGATCTATGGTGGATTAACTCATGTAGATGGAGGAACTAAAGATACATATTACGGAAAAGGTTATTACACATATGATATAGGAAGCAGTGATATGGACGCAGACACTAAAATAACTGGTGCATATATGCTGGGAGAATATGGAGTGTCAGATACACTAACTTCAGGAGTAGTAATTGGAGGAAATAAACTTAAATCTGATCTGTCTAACGGCTCAAAAGTAGATGGAAGCGCAATGTATTTAGGAGCTTACGCTAAGAAGT
Coding sequences within it:
- a CDS encoding autotransporter outer membrane beta-barrel domain-containing protein gives rise to the protein MIEKIMKAVKSGNKKRGRNITIGAVVGMLLSCTAVMGADNYLWIKEDNGVIEYNTAITTDASGTDGNWNEANPYNQNEWNGNTYINNAVLSSSGDNGKTSWGICYALKLSGDLNGKNFTNNGSITAGADSASSYFNYGIYNEGTIGVLTNDGLIAATLLENGSSSYGIYNEGTIGSLINNGSIISRLSGINVYVCSIGSLINNGSITSKSSYGINVSLNAKITTLTNTGLVAGKQGILVLDTKTSEKRTLTNTGLIAGKDGVGIDVRPKLSNLTNTGVIIGTGKDYEAIGIINYGDNIETLKNIGLITGINTENYEGNGIHIHNNITALINNGLITGITRGSGESYGIVHKSQLVSALINNGLIRGLTTGSGAGYGVYTEKGIETLTNTGAIYGITNAIKIYSTIIDSLNNYGILATKGNSIKDGTITTEKNYGLYIERMTGVVTAGTAGSGGKEIIKVGDLEREMTIKNATIIADGTSTTSLSFSGTPTEFDNSILNGKNDTLKVSGTGHEILGSIINAYGTAIVFDTAGGELTLSGTNVNGSIDETNNSIIGSDSGDTLILQSGEVTYSGGGSTGTENTVINGNIDMKSGTDTLTIGSGTVINGNVDMGAGDDILNFVNGAQTNGTIAGGIGSDILNFEKALSARTASSNDDEIRILHSISGFEKMNINTNVTLFEKTIKDDDATSTDLEVTGANEIKINAGGVLTLRLDTTRLNDSKIVGHALYGNAGVITSADGGKLLLALNGAGNRSVVSFGDTALDGSLVTAYETKDKGKITFATTSLFHEVKRIAGKDNEVIILSLPNLPTDIAYEKLNEIYHSILSVDELRNFSVDDNEKLTLFLDYLNNIYAGNPYSYSSELSRKSAGMFRDIVTDNQFKADTGKWMIYGGLTHVDGGTKDTYYGKGYYTYDIGSSDMDADTKITGAYMLGEYGVSDTLTSGVVIGGNKLKSDLSNGSKVDGSAMYLGAYAKKYIGNLKVTAGAGFQYGDYDADRMAVNRVASDTEMSVMKYSDNYNDMTYDIYLNGRYSNPIGDNLFLEPYATLSYTYIKQDGADEGSKTLAIETDSKSFDYTVGKVGVDLKKVIPHEKGKSTLSAGVSYTRIFDGADEEYITGRFKGGSNFDILVAHKNEHSIGLNAKYALELENGILFDVKGTYSVERDSYNQSGKNKTKGEWIVGAGLGYKF